A window of Corallococcus macrosporus DSM 14697 contains these coding sequences:
- a CDS encoding macro domain-containing protein: MPVSVVEGDLLVQPVEAIVNAWNRNIIPWWLLLPQGVSGAIKRRGGVAPFREVARAGPMPLGSAVVTSAGRLPFKAIIHVAGIDMRWRASERSIQDSVRNALTRAREQGLRSVAFPVIGAGSGGFNEARALELMRQVLDVEAGALDVSVVRFRR; the protein is encoded by the coding sequence ATGCCCGTCTCCGTCGTCGAAGGCGACCTGCTCGTTCAGCCCGTGGAAGCCATCGTCAACGCGTGGAACCGGAACATCATCCCCTGGTGGCTGCTGCTGCCGCAGGGGGTGTCCGGGGCCATCAAGCGCCGAGGCGGCGTGGCGCCCTTCCGCGAGGTGGCGAGGGCCGGGCCCATGCCGTTGGGCTCGGCGGTGGTGACGTCCGCCGGGCGTCTGCCTTTCAAGGCCATCATCCACGTGGCGGGCATCGACATGCGCTGGCGGGCCTCGGAGCGCTCCATCCAGGACTCCGTCCGCAATGCCCTGACAAGGGCCCGCGAGCAGGGATTGCGCTCCGTGGCCTTCCCTGTCATTGGCGCGGGCTCCGGCGGCTTCAATGAGGCGCGCGCCCTGGAGTTGATGCGCCAGGTATTGGACGTGGAGGCCGGCGCCCTCGACGTGAGCGTCGTGCGCTTCCGGCGCTAG
- a CDS encoding SDR family oxidoreductase, translating to MGYRSLFAPGCFSNRTIVVTGGGSGIGRCTAHELAALGANVVLVGRKPDKLEAVAKEIQEDGGKVSFEVLDIRDEEGVKATVARIVAAHGPIHGLVNNAGGQFPSPLAAISKKGFDAVVSTNLTGGFLMAREVYLQSMSNHGGAIVNMLADSWGGMPGMGHSGAARMGMLNLTQTAAVEWAASGVRVNAVAPGWVASSGMDSYKDEAVKAMIPLLKKEVPLHRLATESEVSAAIVFLLTDASAFITGEVIKIDGGASCNTKIFPLEETTASKPYEGFHRATAPRILGGESKE from the coding sequence ATGGGCTACCGCTCTCTCTTCGCACCGGGCTGTTTCAGCAACCGCACCATCGTCGTCACCGGCGGCGGCAGTGGCATTGGCCGCTGCACCGCGCACGAGCTGGCCGCGCTGGGCGCCAACGTCGTCCTGGTGGGCCGCAAGCCGGACAAGCTGGAGGCTGTCGCGAAGGAAATCCAGGAGGACGGCGGCAAGGTGTCCTTCGAGGTGCTGGACATCCGCGACGAGGAGGGCGTGAAGGCCACCGTGGCACGCATCGTCGCCGCGCACGGCCCCATCCACGGCCTGGTCAACAACGCGGGCGGGCAGTTCCCCTCGCCGCTGGCGGCCATCTCCAAGAAGGGCTTCGACGCGGTGGTGTCCACCAACCTCACCGGCGGCTTCCTGATGGCGCGGGAGGTCTACCTCCAGTCCATGAGCAACCACGGGGGCGCCATCGTCAACATGCTCGCGGATTCGTGGGGCGGCATGCCGGGCATGGGGCACTCCGGCGCGGCGCGCATGGGCATGCTCAACCTGACGCAGACGGCCGCCGTGGAGTGGGCCGCGTCCGGCGTGCGCGTGAATGCCGTGGCGCCCGGCTGGGTGGCCTCCAGCGGCATGGACAGCTACAAGGACGAGGCCGTGAAGGCGATGATTCCCCTCCTCAAGAAGGAGGTGCCGCTGCACCGGCTCGCCACCGAGTCCGAGGTGAGCGCCGCCATCGTCTTCCTCCTCACCGACGCCTCGGCATTCATCACCGGCGAGGTCATCAAGATTGACGGCGGGGCTTCGTGCAACACGAAGATTTTCCCGCTGGAGGAGACCACCGCCTCCAAGCCCTATGAGGGCTTCCACCGCGCGACGGCGCCGCGCATCCTCGGCGGTGAGTCCAAGGAGTAG
- a CDS encoding TetR family transcriptional regulator, with product MLAFLTPGSHPGRVSEASGTPARQEQERSRVTRQRLMEAAIGALSELGWAGATMTVIAERAGVSRGACQHHFPTRADLVAAAVEYVGHQQVEAVLRKAARLPADARRTEAILHMLAGIYLSPVFTAAVQLWVAAVADPELRAQLAPLEARVGREFHRLTVRLLGVDDGVAEVRELIQGTLDLIRGLALANLLRDDSARRKKVLHRWALTLDEALGARRARKA from the coding sequence GTGCTTGCTTTTTTAACTCCTGGCTCGCATCCTGGCCGGGTGAGTGAGGCATCCGGCACGCCCGCCAGGCAGGAGCAGGAGCGCAGCCGCGTCACGCGTCAGCGCCTGATGGAGGCGGCCATTGGCGCCCTGTCGGAGCTGGGGTGGGCGGGCGCGACGATGACGGTCATCGCCGAGCGGGCCGGTGTGTCCCGAGGCGCCTGTCAGCACCACTTCCCCACCCGCGCCGACCTGGTGGCCGCCGCCGTGGAGTACGTGGGGCACCAGCAGGTGGAGGCGGTGCTGCGCAAGGCCGCCCGGCTCCCAGCCGACGCGCGCCGCACGGAGGCCATCCTGCACATGCTGGCGGGCATCTACCTCAGCCCCGTCTTCACCGCGGCGGTGCAGCTCTGGGTGGCCGCCGTGGCGGACCCGGAGCTGCGCGCACAGCTTGCGCCCTTGGAGGCGCGCGTGGGGCGGGAGTTCCACCGGCTGACGGTGCGGCTGCTCGGCGTGGATGACGGCGTCGCGGAGGTGCGCGAGCTGATTCAGGGCACGCTCGACCTCATCCGGGGGCTCGCGCTGGCCAACCTGCTGCGGGACGACAGCGCGCGGCGGAAGAAGGTCCTCCACCGCTGGGCGCTCACCCTGGACGAGGCCCTGGGCGCCCGGCGCGCGCGCAAGGCTTGA
- a CDS encoding acyclic terpene utilization AtuA family protein: MPASPLRVGNASGFYGDRFSAVREMLEGGQLDVLTGDYLAELTMLILGRDRMKDPSTGYAKTFLKQMEQCLALVVEKRVKVVTNAGGLNPAGLAAALREVAAKLGLKVKVAHVEGDDLSAQADALGLGSPLTANAYLGGWGIAACLRAGADIVVTGRVTDASLVVGPAAAHFGWKTEDWDRLAGAMVAGHVLECGTQATGGNYSFFTELDARRPGFPLAELHEDGSSVITKHAGTGGAVTVDTVLAQLVYEITGARYAGPDATARFDTIALASHGKDRVRVSGVRGEPPPPTVKVCLNHLGGYRNEATFILVGLDIEEKARLAREQLEAALTRKPKELQWSLTRTDREDAATEEQAAAFLRVVAKDPDAKVVGRAFSGAAVELALGSYPGFTMTAPPSDGAPYGVYTPAYVEAGRVEHVAVLEDGARTVIAPPGESRPLEPVAPSPLPAPPPGGPTRRAPLGRIVAARSGDKGGTANIGVWARTDAAWRWLAHALTVETLRELLPEAAPLPIERHVFPNLRGLNFVIDGMLGEGVSSSTRFDPQGKALGEWLRSRHLDIPEALLREGQE; encoded by the coding sequence ATGCCTGCGTCCCCCCTGCGTGTCGGCAATGCCTCGGGCTTCTACGGAGACCGCTTCTCGGCGGTCCGGGAGATGCTCGAAGGCGGCCAGCTCGACGTCCTGACTGGCGACTACCTGGCCGAGCTGACGATGCTGATTCTGGGGCGGGACAGGATGAAGGACCCGTCCACGGGCTACGCCAAGACGTTCCTGAAGCAGATGGAGCAGTGTCTGGCGTTGGTGGTGGAGAAGCGGGTCAAGGTCGTCACCAACGCGGGCGGGCTGAACCCCGCGGGGCTGGCCGCCGCGCTGCGCGAGGTCGCCGCGAAGCTGGGGCTGAAGGTGAAGGTGGCGCACGTGGAGGGAGATGACCTCTCCGCGCAGGCGGACGCGCTCGGCCTGGGCTCGCCCCTCACGGCCAACGCGTACCTGGGCGGCTGGGGCATCGCGGCGTGCCTGCGCGCGGGGGCGGACATCGTCGTCACCGGGCGGGTGACGGACGCGTCGCTGGTGGTGGGCCCGGCGGCGGCGCACTTCGGCTGGAAGACGGAGGACTGGGACCGGCTCGCGGGGGCCATGGTGGCGGGCCACGTGCTGGAGTGCGGCACGCAGGCCACGGGCGGCAACTACTCCTTCTTCACGGAGCTGGACGCGCGGCGTCCGGGCTTCCCGCTGGCGGAGCTGCACGAGGACGGCAGCAGCGTCATCACCAAGCACGCGGGCACGGGCGGCGCGGTGACGGTGGACACGGTGCTGGCGCAGCTCGTCTATGAAATCACCGGGGCGCGGTACGCGGGCCCGGACGCCACGGCGCGCTTCGACACCATCGCCCTGGCGTCACATGGCAAGGACCGCGTCCGCGTCTCCGGGGTGCGCGGCGAGCCGCCACCGCCCACGGTGAAGGTGTGCCTCAACCACCTGGGTGGCTACCGCAACGAGGCGACCTTCATCCTGGTGGGCCTGGACATCGAGGAGAAGGCGCGGCTGGCGCGCGAGCAGTTGGAGGCGGCGCTGACGCGCAAGCCTAAGGAGCTCCAGTGGTCACTCACCCGGACGGACCGCGAGGACGCCGCCACGGAAGAGCAGGCCGCCGCCTTCCTGCGCGTGGTGGCGAAGGACCCGGACGCGAAGGTGGTGGGCCGGGCCTTCAGCGGCGCGGCGGTGGAGCTGGCGCTGGGCAGCTACCCGGGCTTCACGATGACGGCGCCGCCCTCCGACGGGGCGCCGTACGGCGTCTACACGCCGGCCTATGTGGAGGCGGGGCGCGTGGAGCACGTCGCGGTGCTCGAGGACGGGGCGCGCACCGTCATCGCCCCGCCAGGCGAGTCGCGCCCGCTGGAGCCGGTGGCGCCGTCCCCGTTGCCCGCGCCGCCGCCTGGAGGCCCCACGCGCCGGGCGCCGCTGGGGCGAATCGTCGCCGCGCGCAGTGGCGACAAGGGCGGCACGGCGAACATCGGCGTCTGGGCGCGCACGGACGCGGCGTGGCGGTGGCTGGCGCACGCGCTCACGGTGGAGACGCTGCGGGAGCTGCTGCCGGAGGCGGCGCCGCTGCCGATTGAGCGGCACGTCTTCCCCAACCTTCGCGGGCTGAACTTCGTCATCGACGGGATGCTGGGCGAGGGCGTGTCCTCGTCCACGCGCTTCGACCCGCAGGGCAAGGCGCTGGGCGAGTGGCTGCGCTCGCGGCACCTGGACATCCCCGAGGCGCTGCTGCGCGAAGGACAGGAGTAG
- a CDS encoding acyl-CoA carboxylase subunit beta: MPRITSRIDPNSESFQANRADMLARVAELRAIEAKVRHTENQAKDKFHKRGQLLPRERLMLLLDRGSPFLELSTLCGHGYHDDSDGSLAGGNSIIGIGYVSGVRCLVFANNSAIKGGTASPWGVQKALRGQALALENKLPMVSLVESGGANLMYQQEIFIPGGETFYNQARLSAAGIPQVTVVHGSSTAGGAYLPGLSDYVVMVKKKAKVFLAGPPLLKAATGEVATDEELGGAEMHATVAGTADYLAEDDADAIRMAREVVAKLGWNAQLPSAERPTYAEPVYSPDELCGAVPVDYRKPYDCREVIARIVDGSEFTGFKDEYDAHTVCGWASLYGHPVGIIGNNGPISPHGATKAAQFIQLCCQKDTPILYLQNTTGYLVGTQPEQGGIVKHGAKMIQAVANATVPQLTVLIGGAFGAGNYGMCGRPFHPRFIFGWPNARTAVMGGEQAAKVMSIVFGEKLARQGQAVDEAQLKAFCQPIIDQFDKESHPFNCSARLFDDGLIDPRDTRRVLGFALSVCREAKRRQVHPNTFGVARL; encoded by the coding sequence ATGCCCCGAATCACCTCGCGAATCGACCCGAACTCCGAGTCCTTCCAGGCGAACCGCGCGGACATGCTGGCCCGCGTCGCCGAGCTGCGCGCCATCGAGGCGAAGGTCCGCCACACGGAGAACCAGGCGAAGGACAAGTTCCACAAGCGCGGGCAGCTCTTGCCCCGGGAGCGGCTGATGCTGCTGCTCGACAGGGGCTCGCCCTTCCTGGAGCTGTCCACGCTGTGTGGCCATGGCTACCACGACGACAGCGACGGCTCGCTGGCGGGCGGCAACAGCATCATCGGCATCGGCTACGTGTCCGGGGTGCGGTGCCTCGTCTTCGCGAACAACTCCGCCATCAAGGGCGGCACCGCGTCGCCGTGGGGCGTGCAGAAGGCGCTGCGGGGCCAGGCGCTGGCGCTGGAGAACAAGCTGCCCATGGTGTCGCTGGTGGAGAGCGGCGGCGCCAACCTGATGTACCAGCAGGAAATCTTCATCCCCGGTGGGGAGACCTTCTACAACCAGGCGCGGCTGTCCGCGGCGGGCATCCCCCAGGTGACGGTGGTGCACGGCTCCAGCACGGCGGGCGGCGCCTACCTGCCGGGCCTGTCCGACTACGTGGTGATGGTGAAGAAGAAGGCCAAGGTGTTCCTCGCGGGCCCGCCGCTGCTCAAGGCGGCCACGGGGGAGGTCGCCACGGACGAGGAGCTGGGCGGCGCCGAGATGCACGCCACGGTGGCGGGTACCGCGGACTACCTGGCCGAGGACGACGCGGACGCCATCCGCATGGCGCGGGAAGTCGTGGCGAAGCTGGGGTGGAACGCGCAGCTCCCGTCCGCCGAGCGGCCCACGTATGCGGAGCCGGTGTACTCGCCCGACGAGCTCTGCGGCGCGGTGCCCGTGGACTACCGCAAGCCCTACGACTGCCGCGAGGTCATCGCGCGCATCGTGGATGGCTCGGAGTTCACCGGCTTCAAGGACGAATACGACGCGCACACCGTCTGCGGCTGGGCGAGCCTGTATGGCCACCCGGTGGGCATCATCGGCAACAACGGGCCCATCTCGCCCCACGGCGCGACGAAGGCGGCGCAGTTCATCCAGCTCTGCTGCCAGAAGGACACGCCCATCCTCTACCTGCAGAACACCACGGGCTACCTGGTGGGCACGCAGCCGGAGCAGGGGGGCATCGTGAAGCACGGCGCGAAGATGATTCAGGCCGTGGCCAACGCGACGGTGCCGCAGCTCACGGTGTTGATTGGCGGCGCGTTTGGCGCGGGCAATTACGGCATGTGTGGCCGCCCCTTCCACCCGCGCTTCATCTTCGGCTGGCCCAACGCGCGCACCGCCGTCATGGGCGGCGAGCAGGCGGCGAAGGTGATGTCCATCGTCTTCGGGGAGAAGCTGGCCCGGCAGGGGCAGGCGGTGGACGAGGCGCAACTCAAGGCGTTCTGCCAGCCCATCATCGACCAGTTCGACAAGGAGTCGCACCCGTTCAACTGCAGCGCGCGGCTGTTCGACGACGGGCTCATCGACCCGCGGGACACGCGGCGGGTGCTCGGCTTCGCCCTGTCGGTGTGCCGCGAGGCGAAGCGGCGGCAGGTGCACCCCAACACGTTCGGCGTCGCGCGGCTGTGA
- a CDS encoding acetyl-CoA carboxylase biotin carboxylase subunit → MERFKKVLIANRGEIAVRVIRTCQRLGYRTVAVFSEADRAAPHVLAADEAVAIGPSPAKESYLVIGKILEAAKASGAEAIHPGYGFLSENADFARACRDAGLVFIGPEAEAITLMGNKRQAKLRMIAAGVPCIPGYEASDLDDEALATEGERIGFPLMVKAAAGGGGRGMRLVHEAAQLRAALRAARSEAENAFGSGELILEKAVLDARHVEVQVFADAHGNVVHLGERDCSVQRRHQKIVEESPSPAVSPALRARMGEVAVAAARAIGYRGAGTIEFLLAPSGDFYFMEMNTRLQVEHPVTELITGLDLVEWQLRVAAGERLPRAQAEVSASGHAIEVRLCAEDPAKGYAPQAGRLLTWTLPAREGVRIDHGVREGQEIPPFYDSMQAKVIAHGPDRETARRRLVEALRELTVFGVTTNKNLLLSVLEHAAFRSGEYDTAFIAKHAPASEVEGLYQADAKVRALAAAVLFHGEGLKLADTAGLDASLLNWNTAYRHPVRMKLASRGAEEDVIVQPVSPEAYTVTVGDASFDVSVLRLSGGVLDFSSGGTRGRARYLRDGDTLWLDSGAGAHAVTDVTFRPPSRSDGVGSGRLSAPMDGRILRVDTRVGAAVKPGDVLLVLEAMKMEFQVVADVTGTVAELNVSVGSQVRAKQLLVALAAEKTA, encoded by the coding sequence ATGGAGCGCTTCAAGAAGGTCCTCATCGCGAACCGTGGCGAGATTGCCGTCCGGGTGATTCGGACGTGCCAGCGGCTGGGCTACCGCACGGTGGCGGTGTTCTCCGAGGCGGACCGCGCCGCGCCGCACGTGCTGGCGGCGGACGAGGCGGTGGCCATTGGCCCGTCTCCGGCGAAGGAGTCCTACCTCGTCATCGGGAAGATTCTGGAGGCGGCGAAGGCGTCCGGCGCGGAGGCCATCCACCCGGGCTACGGCTTCCTGTCGGAGAACGCGGACTTCGCGCGCGCCTGCCGTGACGCGGGGCTGGTGTTCATCGGCCCGGAGGCCGAGGCCATCACCCTGATGGGGAACAAGCGCCAGGCGAAGCTGCGCATGATTGCGGCGGGCGTGCCCTGCATCCCCGGCTACGAGGCCTCTGATTTGGATGACGAGGCGCTGGCCACGGAGGGCGAGCGCATCGGCTTCCCGCTGATGGTGAAGGCGGCGGCGGGCGGCGGCGGGCGCGGCATGCGGCTGGTGCACGAGGCGGCGCAGCTCCGGGCGGCCCTGCGCGCGGCGCGCTCGGAGGCGGAGAATGCCTTCGGCAGCGGCGAGCTCATCCTGGAGAAGGCCGTCCTCGACGCGCGCCACGTGGAGGTCCAGGTCTTCGCGGACGCGCACGGCAACGTGGTGCACCTGGGGGAGCGGGACTGTTCCGTCCAGCGCCGGCACCAGAAAATCGTGGAGGAGAGCCCGTCACCGGCGGTGAGCCCCGCGCTGCGCGCGCGCATGGGCGAGGTGGCGGTGGCGGCGGCCCGGGCCATTGGCTACCGGGGGGCGGGGACCATCGAGTTCCTGCTGGCGCCGAGCGGTGACTTCTACTTCATGGAGATGAACACGCGGCTCCAGGTGGAGCACCCGGTGACGGAGCTGATTACCGGGTTGGACCTGGTGGAGTGGCAGCTCCGCGTGGCGGCGGGGGAGAGGCTCCCCCGGGCGCAGGCGGAGGTTTCCGCGTCGGGGCACGCCATCGAGGTCCGCCTCTGCGCGGAGGACCCGGCGAAGGGCTACGCGCCCCAGGCCGGGCGGCTGCTGACGTGGACGCTGCCGGCGCGCGAGGGCGTGCGCATCGACCACGGCGTGCGCGAGGGGCAGGAGATTCCGCCCTTCTATGACTCGATGCAGGCGAAGGTGATCGCGCACGGCCCGGACCGCGAGACGGCGCGCCGGCGACTGGTGGAGGCGCTGCGGGAGCTGACCGTGTTCGGCGTCACCACGAACAAGAACCTGCTGCTGTCCGTGCTGGAGCACGCGGCGTTCCGCTCCGGGGAGTACGACACGGCGTTCATCGCGAAGCACGCGCCGGCGTCGGAGGTGGAGGGGCTGTACCAGGCGGACGCGAAGGTGCGGGCGCTCGCGGCGGCGGTGTTGTTCCACGGCGAGGGCCTGAAGCTGGCGGACACGGCCGGGTTGGATGCGTCGCTGCTGAACTGGAACACGGCGTACCGGCACCCGGTTCGGATGAAGCTGGCGAGCCGTGGCGCGGAGGAGGACGTCATCGTCCAGCCCGTGTCCCCGGAGGCCTACACCGTGACGGTGGGAGACGCGTCCTTCGACGTGTCCGTGCTGCGGCTGTCCGGAGGTGTGCTCGACTTCTCCAGCGGTGGGACGCGAGGTCGCGCGCGCTACCTGCGGGACGGGGACACGCTCTGGTTGGATTCGGGCGCGGGCGCGCATGCCGTGACGGACGTGACGTTCCGGCCGCCGTCGAGGTCGGACGGCGTGGGCAGCGGGCGACTGTCTGCGCCGATGGACGGGCGCATCCTGCGCGTGGACACGCGGGTGGGCGCGGCGGTGAAGCCCGGGGACGTGCTGCTGGTGCTGGAGGCCATGAAGATGGAGTTCCAGGTGGTGGCGGACGTCACCGGCACCGTGGCGGAGCTCAACGTGTCCGTGGGCAGCCAGGTGAGGGCGAAGCAGCTCCTCGTCGCATTGGCGGCGGAGAAGACGGCCTGA
- a CDS encoding imm11 family protein — translation MKYSYYTFKHPHDARAVEIVDLPDKVERYFYLHDGVPCASYMPPSAELSLNEGAGDMLTDFIDNPDRVLYVSSRAQEVLASRGLIGGAIELLPFVLLDKRGRRVRDPYAIANPLMRVECLDLERSKCRRRTGGQNQIVEVKLLHVREDAIPEQAQLFRLAELPKLMVIRSDLLAALQEAGITGVAVHPVGTNIQG, via the coding sequence GTGAAATATTCCTATTACACGTTCAAACATCCGCACGATGCCCGCGCCGTGGAGATTGTCGACCTTCCAGATAAGGTTGAACGTTATTTTTATCTCCATGATGGTGTTCCTTGCGCGTCCTATATGCCTCCTTCGGCTGAACTCAGTTTGAACGAAGGGGCGGGTGATATGCTCACGGACTTCATCGACAATCCAGACCGTGTGCTCTACGTATCGTCGCGAGCTCAGGAGGTTCTTGCAAGCAGGGGGCTGATTGGAGGTGCGATCGAGCTACTACCATTTGTTCTGCTGGATAAACGTGGCCGTCGAGTTCGAGATCCATATGCCATCGCCAACCCTCTGATGCGGGTGGAGTGCTTGGACCTCGAACGCTCAAAATGTCGCCGACGCACCGGTGGGCAAAATCAGATTGTTGAGGTCAAGTTGCTACACGTCAGAGAGGATGCGATTCCAGAGCAGGCTCAACTTTTCCGGTTGGCGGAGTTGCCCAAGCTAATGGTCATTCGGTCCGATCTGCTGGCGGCGCTTCAGGAAGCAGGAATTACTGGGGTTGCAGTCCACCCTGTTGGGACGAATATCCAGGGCTGA
- a CDS encoding imm11 family protein: MSHVYFTVKFGLDPRAAQIVELPDKVERYFYLTKGRPVAPYLPPTTELSLYERAGDMLTDFIGNPDCVLYVSERAQQVLAARGLIGAELELLPFVLLDKRGRKLREPYCIANPLRSVPCVDRERSKYRLDGPDEIGDIRMLCVREGSIPDDAQLFRVAEFPEMMVLRSDLLEAFHQAGLTGLAVHPTGTEIPG; the protein is encoded by the coding sequence ATGTCGCATGTCTATTTCACGGTGAAGTTCGGCCTCGACCCGCGCGCGGCGCAGATTGTTGAGCTGCCTGACAAGGTCGAGCGCTATTTCTATCTCACCAAGGGCCGCCCCGTGGCGCCCTACCTGCCGCCGACCACCGAGCTCAGCCTCTATGAGCGCGCAGGCGACATGCTCACGGATTTCATCGGCAACCCGGATTGTGTCCTCTACGTCTCAGAGCGAGCGCAGCAGGTGCTGGCGGCACGCGGCCTCATAGGTGCGGAGCTGGAGTTGTTGCCGTTTGTCTTGCTCGATAAACGCGGTCGCAAGTTGAGGGAGCCCTACTGCATCGCGAACCCACTGCGCAGTGTCCCTTGTGTAGACCGGGAGCGTTCGAAGTACCGTTTGGATGGGCCGGACGAAATCGGCGACATCCGGATGCTGTGTGTCCGTGAAGGTTCCATCCCTGATGATGCGCAGTTGTTCCGAGTGGCCGAGTTCCCCGAGATGATGGTGCTCCGCTCCGACCTGCTGGAGGCCTTCCATCAGGCGGGGCTCACCGGGCTCGCGGTTCACCCCACAGGCACGGAGATTCCGGGCTGA
- a CDS encoding Imm49 family immunity protein, with product MDSVLDNILFLVGQRMPRLQSSSAKPDAKLTLETAALWRQYGCGLLLSELDEEGFRDGLEQAATLYLNLLKRRGACSEFDQYYLARSKGEPLFDALAAGNGGLSRSIATAMTPTWMQRMEPEEDFHYFGVLIALVLAQPNLDSELAAFERTLQGGSSHRFDVVKALSTKDTDAFDAGLHGMIEEQAAWVERQQRSGLFDPYRHKTEAFVFIEGAALVQLARRLGVPTQERYRLIPAAVLEGQARP from the coding sequence ATGGATTCGGTCCTCGACAACATCCTCTTCCTGGTGGGCCAGCGGATGCCCCGGCTCCAGTCGTCGTCGGCGAAGCCGGACGCGAAGCTGACCTTGGAGACCGCCGCGCTCTGGCGCCAGTACGGCTGTGGTCTCCTTCTGTCGGAGTTGGACGAAGAAGGCTTCCGAGACGGACTGGAGCAAGCGGCGACGCTCTACCTGAACCTGCTCAAGCGCCGCGGCGCGTGCTCCGAGTTCGACCAGTACTACCTGGCTCGCAGCAAGGGCGAACCCCTCTTCGACGCCCTGGCCGCGGGCAATGGGGGCCTGTCCCGGTCCATCGCCACGGCGATGACGCCGACGTGGATGCAGCGGATGGAGCCCGAGGAGGACTTCCATTACTTCGGTGTCCTCATCGCCCTGGTGCTGGCCCAGCCGAACCTGGACTCGGAACTCGCGGCGTTCGAGCGGACGCTCCAGGGCGGAAGCTCCCACCGCTTCGACGTGGTGAAGGCCCTGTCCACGAAAGACACCGACGCTTTCGACGCGGGCCTCCACGGAATGATTGAGGAGCAGGCCGCCTGGGTCGAGCGCCAGCAGCGCTCCGGCCTCTTCGACCCCTACCGCCACAAGACGGAGGCCTTCGTCTTCATCGAAGGCGCGGCGCTGGTCCAACTGGCACGCCGCCTGGGCGTGCCGACCCAGGAGCGCTACCGCCTCATCCCCGCCGCCGTCTTGGAAGGCCAGGCGCGTCCCTGA
- a CDS encoding MFS transporter — MTTHSPPDAPHTALSTGLVWLMAAASGATVANLYYNQPLLGDIGAALGASGSALGLVPMLTQVGYAVGMLFIVPLGDSLERRRVIVTMNLLVALALVGVALAPTLHWMVAASFVVGVTTIIPQLLVPFAAHLAPAAQRGRVVGTVMSGVLIGILLSRTAAGFVGTHLGWRAMFWMAAGLMLVSAGVLRFTLPSQPPVASMPYPQLLRSLIHLARTEPVLRLHAVLGALSFGAFSVFWSTLALYLQSLPQKYDAQVAGLFGVVGVAGAAVAPVVGRYADQRGDRRINAGAIVVLLLSFVVMWPLGRWLWGMALGVVLLDLGVQANQISNQTRVYSLRPEARSRLNTLYMVTYFAGGAAGSWLGTFAWTHWGWTGVCTSGAALCVVALLALKRGPRGRAPEAAET, encoded by the coding sequence ATGACGACGCACTCCCCTCCGGACGCTCCCCACACCGCCCTGTCCACCGGGCTGGTGTGGTTGATGGCCGCCGCCTCGGGCGCCACCGTCGCGAACCTCTATTACAACCAGCCGCTGCTGGGAGACATCGGCGCGGCCCTGGGCGCCTCCGGGAGCGCGCTGGGGCTGGTGCCCATGCTGACGCAGGTGGGCTACGCGGTGGGGATGCTCTTCATCGTCCCGCTGGGTGACAGCCTGGAGCGGCGACGGGTCATCGTCACCATGAACCTGCTGGTGGCGCTGGCGCTCGTGGGCGTGGCGCTGGCGCCGACGCTGCACTGGATGGTGGCCGCGAGCTTCGTCGTGGGCGTGACCACCATCATCCCGCAGCTCCTCGTCCCCTTCGCCGCGCACCTGGCTCCCGCGGCGCAGCGAGGCCGGGTGGTGGGCACCGTCATGAGCGGCGTGCTCATTGGCATCCTCCTGTCCCGGACGGCGGCGGGCTTCGTCGGGACGCACCTGGGTTGGCGCGCCATGTTCTGGATGGCGGCGGGGCTGATGCTCGTGTCGGCCGGGGTGCTGCGCTTCACGTTGCCGTCACAGCCGCCCGTGGCGTCCATGCCGTATCCGCAGTTGCTCCGCTCGCTCATCCACCTGGCGCGCACCGAGCCCGTGCTGCGGCTGCACGCGGTGCTGGGCGCGCTCAGCTTCGGCGCGTTCAGCGTCTTCTGGTCCACGCTGGCGCTGTACCTCCAGAGCCTGCCGCAGAAGTACGACGCGCAGGTGGCGGGGCTCTTCGGCGTGGTGGGCGTGGCGGGCGCCGCCGTGGCGCCGGTGGTGGGCCGCTATGCCGACCAGCGGGGGGACCGGCGCATCAACGCCGGCGCCATCGTCGTGCTGCTGCTATCTTTCGTGGTGATGTGGCCCCTGGGACGATGGCTGTGGGGCATGGCGCTGGGCGTGGTGCTGCTGGATTTGGGCGTCCAGGCGAACCAGATTTCCAACCAGACGCGGGTGTACTCGCTGCGCCCGGAGGCCCGCAGCCGGCTGAACACGCTCTACATGGTGACGTACTTCGCGGGAGGCGCCGCGGGCTCGTGGCTGGGCACCTTCGCGTGGACGCACTGGGGTTGGACGGGCGTCTGCACCTCCGGCGCCGCGCTGTGTGTCGTGGCGCTGCTGGCGCTCAAGCGGGGGCCCCGGGGCCGTGCTCCGGAGGCGGCGGAGACCTGA